The DNA sequence TTCTCGAAGATGACCGACTGCTTCAGGAAGCTGATCGCCTTTGTGAGGCCCTCCCAGCTCGACATGAGGCTGTCCTCGTGCTCGATGCTGATGGCGCCGTCATAGCCGACCATGCGCAGGGTGGAGAAGAAGTCGTTCCACCACTTAAGGTCGTGGCCGTACCCGCAGGTGCGGAAGATCCACGAGCGGTTGATCTCGTCGCCGTACGGCTTCGCGTCGTTGACGCCGTTCAGCGCGGCGTTCGGCCCGTGGACGACGCAGTCCTTCGCGTGGACGTGGAAGATGGCCTTGCCCAGCGCCTTCACGCCCTCGCAGGGCTCCATCCCCTGCCAGAAGAGGTGGCTGGGGTCGAAGTTGGCGCCGAGGCTGGCGCCGCACGCCTTGCGGAGTTTGAGCAGCGTCTCGGGGTTGTACACCACGAAGCCCGGGTGCATCTCAAACGCGAACTTCACCCCGTGGTCCTTCAGGAACTGCGCCTGCTTGGTCCAGTAGGGGATCACCACCTCGTTCCACTGGTAGTCCAGGATCTCA is a window from the Candidatus Hydrogenedentota bacterium genome containing:
- a CDS encoding sugar phosphate isomerase/epimerase, yielding MKLGMLTAMYGDRPLKDVLELIRPLGLQTVELGTGNYPGDPHCPRKEMLASKPKRDELLATLKGEGLEISALSCHGNPIHPDPAFAKANAEVEKETILLAEMLGVKVVNGFSGCPGSDKKATKPNWVTCAWPPDYLEILDYQWNEVVIPYWTKQAQFLKDHGVKFAFEMHPGFVVYNPETLLKLRKACGASLGANFDPSHLFWQGMEPCEGVKALGKAIFHVHAKDCVVHGPNAALNGVNDAKPYGDEINRSWIFRTCGYGHDLKWWNDFFSTLRMVGYDGAISIEHEDSLMSSWEGLTKAISFLKQSVIFEKPTAMTWA